A stretch of Bradyrhizobium sp. CCBAU 53338 DNA encodes these proteins:
- a CDS encoding Lrp/AsnC ligand binding domain-containing protein, with the protein MVPFFVQIKCKLGQSYTVANALAEAEIASEIYSTAGQYDLLVKFYVDNDTDIGHFVNEKVQVLPGIQDTLTIITFKAFGTG; encoded by the coding sequence ATGGTTCCCTTCTTCGTCCAGATCAAATGCAAGCTCGGCCAGTCCTATACGGTCGCCAATGCGCTTGCCGAAGCCGAGATCGCCTCCGAGATCTACTCCACCGCCGGCCAATACGACCTGCTGGTCAAGTTCTACGTCGACAACGACACCGACATCGGCCACTTCGTGAACGAGAAGGTGCAGGTGCTGCCGGGCATCCAGGACACCCTCACCATCATCACCTTCAAGGCGTTCGGCACCGGCTAG
- a CDS encoding cytochrome c — translation MKRTLIVAGTLLLGAGAVMAQQEIAVQQDNLMRSQAKSLYNVMLKMAKGDIHYNQKSVDEALTTLEADVGKIAKTFETNPKQDVVNATYGSSPKVWQQKADFDSKIPPVQKAIAEAKGKIHDVASLKAAYTVINDRCNDCHETYRLKLK, via the coding sequence ATGAAACGTACGTTGATTGTCGCGGGCACCCTGCTTCTGGGTGCGGGCGCCGTGATGGCGCAGCAGGAGATTGCCGTCCAGCAGGACAATCTGATGCGATCGCAGGCCAAAAGCCTCTACAACGTCATGCTGAAGATGGCGAAGGGCGACATTCACTACAACCAGAAGAGCGTCGACGAGGCGCTGACGACCCTCGAAGCCGACGTCGGGAAGATCGCAAAGACGTTCGAGACCAATCCCAAGCAGGACGTGGTGAATGCCACCTACGGTTCGTCGCCAAAGGTGTGGCAGCAGAAGGCGGATTTCGATTCCAAGATCCCGCCGGTGCAGAAGGCGATCGCCGAGGCCAAGGGCAAGATCCACGATGTCGCCAGCCTGAAGGCCGCCTACACGGTGATCAACGACCGCTGCAACGATTGCCACGAGACGTACCGGTTGAAGCTGAAGTAG
- a CDS encoding cytochrome c: MLRRTIHVILIAVVAALAAYWWLTAPTALALPAPTRAPDLANGQELFNAGGCSSCHAVPNQPDRLKLGGGLALASPFGTFYAPNISPDPADGIGRWSEADFVNAVMRGISPEGTHYYPAFPYTSYHLAKVDDVRDLFAYLKTLPPVSGRVRDHDLPFPFNIRRNVGIWKLLFMDVRPFVPAAMHSAGWNRGAYLVNGFGHCAECHSPRNFLGGVVTAQRFAGGPNPEGEGWVPNITQKGLGSWSEKDIADFLETGDMPEGDSASGSMRPVIKNLAQLKPEDRAAMAAYLKSLPPVDGPTPPKRKAGGD; encoded by the coding sequence ATGCTGCGACGAACAATCCATGTCATTCTGATCGCCGTCGTCGCAGCCTTGGCCGCCTACTGGTGGCTGACAGCGCCGACAGCTTTGGCCCTGCCGGCGCCGACACGCGCGCCTGATCTTGCCAATGGGCAGGAGCTGTTCAACGCAGGCGGATGCTCGTCCTGCCATGCGGTGCCCAACCAGCCCGATCGCTTGAAACTCGGCGGCGGCCTGGCGCTCGCTTCGCCATTCGGCACGTTCTATGCGCCGAACATTTCACCTGATCCCGCTGACGGCATCGGCCGATGGAGCGAGGCCGATTTCGTCAACGCGGTGATGCGCGGCATCTCGCCCGAGGGCACGCATTATTATCCGGCGTTTCCCTACACGTCCTATCACCTCGCCAAGGTCGACGACGTCCGCGATCTCTTCGCGTATCTGAAGACGCTGCCGCCGGTCTCGGGGCGGGTGCGCGATCACGACCTGCCGTTTCCCTTCAACATCCGCCGCAATGTCGGCATCTGGAAATTGCTGTTCATGGATGTCAGGCCGTTCGTGCCGGCGGCGATGCATTCGGCCGGGTGGAATCGGGGCGCGTATCTCGTCAACGGTTTCGGCCATTGCGCCGAATGCCACAGCCCGCGCAATTTCCTCGGCGGCGTCGTCACCGCGCAGCGCTTCGCCGGCGGCCCCAATCCCGAAGGCGAGGGCTGGGTGCCGAACATCACCCAGAAGGGTCTGGGGAGCTGGAGCGAGAAGGATATCGCCGATTTCCTCGAGACCGGCGACATGCCCGAGGGCGACAGCGCGTCAGGCTCGATGCGGCCGGTGATCAAGAACCTCGCGCAGTTGAAGCCCGAGGACCGCGCCGCGATGGCCGCCTATCTGAAGTCGCTGCCGCCGGTCGATGGGCCGACGCCGCCCAAGCGCAAGGCGGGAGGCGATTGA
- a CDS encoding c-type cytochrome, with the protein MVKSAVKCLIIAGLTAGFAAVAQAEDPDVGKSEFQSSCASCHGADARGKGPVGDLLKVPPPDLTVLAKNNNGVFPTNAVYETIDGSKAVPAHGTRDMPIWGERFNPVVNLPHYVDPSYWQKAGPEQSPEVVVRKRILAVIDYLGRIQQK; encoded by the coding sequence ATGGTAAAATCTGCTGTGAAATGTTTGATAATTGCCGGGCTGACCGCCGGTTTCGCCGCCGTGGCTCAGGCTGAAGACCCCGACGTCGGCAAGTCGGAATTTCAGTCCTCGTGCGCGAGTTGTCACGGCGCGGATGCGAGGGGCAAGGGACCGGTTGGCGACCTGCTCAAGGTACCGCCTCCCGATTTGACGGTGTTGGCCAAGAACAACAACGGCGTGTTTCCCACGAACGCTGTTTATGAAACCATCGATGGATCGAAGGCAGTTCCGGCTCACGGCACGCGTGACATGCCGATTTGGGGCGAGCGATTCAACCCCGTCGTCAACCTGCCTCACTATGTTGATCCGTCCTATTGGCAGAAGGCCGGGCCGGAGCAAAGCCCGGAAGTCGTCGTGCGAAAACGCATCCTCGCTGTCATCGATTATCTCGGTCGTATTCAGCAGAAGTAG
- a CDS encoding DUF1127 domain-containing protein, with product MPPQLTNLSSGIEADAARRGLNLTIVPAKDAIDRALAARLKASATALDGALPRQDAAGPRPPGVLGLLKRAWLALLERRQHPRVTLQDLSDRELMDIGLTRGEIDYLTPQRAIDTLGDNTRYLLSRGGM from the coding sequence ATGCCACCACAACTGACGAACCTCTCTTCCGGAATTGAGGCCGATGCCGCAAGGCGCGGCCTCAACCTCACCATCGTGCCGGCGAAGGATGCGATCGACCGGGCTTTGGCCGCGCGCCTCAAGGCGTCGGCCACGGCACTGGACGGCGCTTTGCCGCGCCAGGATGCTGCCGGACCAAGGCCGCCGGGCGTTCTCGGTCTGCTCAAGCGTGCCTGGCTTGCACTTCTGGAGCGGCGCCAGCACCCACGGGTCACCCTGCAGGACCTGAGCGACAGGGAGCTGATGGATATCGGCCTGACGCGCGGCGAGATCGACTACCTCACGCCTCAGCGCGCGATCGATACGCTGGGAGACAACACGCGGTATCTCTTGAGCCGCGGCGGGATGTAG
- a CDS encoding cystathionine gamma-synthase family protein encodes MAKPFPSKTHIGNHMLHPETLMLTYGYDPQLSEGAIKPPVFLTSTFVFKTAEDGQDFFDFVAGRREPPEGMGAGLVYSRFNHPNSEIVEDRLAIYERTESCALFSSGMAAISTTILAFVRPGDVILHSQPLYGGTETLLTNTLSRFSIGAVGFADGIDEAVVNQAAEEAMRKGRVSMILIETPANPTNGLVDIALMRRVADAIGKAQGHTPIIACDNTLLGPVFQRPIEHGADISLYSLTKYVGGHSDLIAGAALGTKAMMKGVKALRGAIGTQLDPHSCWMINRSLETLSLRMEKANSNAQLVADFLRDHAKVAKVHYLGHHAEASLAGRVFARQCLGAGSTFSFDIVGGQAAAEKFLNSLQIFKLAVSLGGTESLASLPATMTHSGVPAEIRRKIGVLDSTIRLSIGIENPSDLIADLEQALSAA; translated from the coding sequence ATGGCAAAACCGTTCCCGTCGAAAACCCATATCGGCAACCATATGCTGCATCCGGAAACGCTGATGCTGACCTATGGCTACGATCCGCAACTGTCGGAAGGCGCCATCAAGCCGCCGGTGTTCCTGACCTCGACCTTCGTGTTCAAGACGGCCGAGGACGGGCAGGACTTCTTCGATTTCGTCGCGGGCCGGCGCGAGCCGCCGGAGGGCATGGGCGCGGGCCTGGTCTATTCGCGCTTCAACCACCCCAACAGCGAGATCGTCGAGGACAGGCTCGCCATCTATGAGCGCACCGAGAGCTGCGCACTGTTCTCTTCAGGCATGGCGGCGATCTCGACGACGATTTTGGCGTTCGTCCGTCCCGGCGACGTCATCCTGCACTCTCAGCCGCTGTACGGCGGCACGGAGACGCTGCTGACGAACACGCTGTCGCGCTTCTCGATCGGCGCGGTCGGTTTTGCCGACGGCATCGACGAGGCGGTGGTCAATCAGGCCGCGGAGGAGGCGATGCGCAAGGGCAGGGTTTCAATGATCCTGATCGAGACGCCGGCCAACCCGACCAACGGCCTGGTCGACATCGCGCTGATGCGCCGCGTCGCCGATGCCATCGGCAAGGCACAGGGCCACACGCCGATCATCGCCTGCGACAACACGCTGCTCGGCCCGGTGTTTCAGCGGCCGATCGAGCACGGCGCCGACATCTCGCTGTACTCGCTGACCAAATATGTCGGCGGCCATTCCGATCTGATCGCGGGCGCCGCGCTCGGCACCAAGGCGATGATGAAGGGCGTCAAGGCGCTGCGCGGCGCCATCGGCACCCAGCTCGACCCGCATTCCTGCTGGATGATCAACCGCTCGCTGGAAACGCTGAGCCTGCGCATGGAGAAGGCCAACAGCAACGCGCAGCTCGTGGCGGATTTCCTTCGCGACCACGCCAAGGTGGCGAAGGTCCACTATCTCGGCCATCACGCGGAGGCCTCGCTGGCCGGACGCGTGTTCGCAAGGCAGTGCCTGGGCGCGGGATCGACGTTCTCGTTCGACATCGTCGGCGGCCAGGCGGCGGCGGAGAAATTCCTCAATTCGTTGCAGATATTCAAGCTCGCCGTGAGCCTCGGCGGAACGGAATCGCTGGCGAGCCTGCCGGCGACGATGACCCATTCCGGCGTTCCCGCCGAGATCCGCCGCAAGATCGGCGTTCTCGACTCCACGATCCGGCTGTCGATCGGGATCGAAAATCCGTCGGATCTGATCGCGGATCTGGAGCAGGCGTTGAGTGCGGCTTGA
- a CDS encoding CHRD domain-containing protein: protein MNKALFATLALGAAVAFAGSASAEKLKATLDGKSEVPATTSSGTGKADIDYDAATKKLSWKVTYSGLTGPATAAHFHGPAEAGKNAGVMVPIPGIANSPVEGSATLTDAQASDLLSGKLYVNIHTAANPGGEIRGQVTK from the coding sequence ATGAACAAAGCGCTTTTTGCCACGCTGGCGCTCGGAGCCGCCGTCGCATTCGCAGGCTCGGCCAGCGCGGAGAAGCTGAAGGCGACGCTGGACGGCAAGTCCGAAGTTCCTGCCACCACCAGCAGCGGCACCGGCAAGGCCGATATCGACTATGACGCCGCCACCAAGAAGCTCTCCTGGAAGGTGACCTATTCCGGCCTCACCGGCCCCGCCACCGCCGCCCATTTCCACGGTCCCGCCGAGGCCGGCAAGAATGCCGGCGTGATGGTCCCGATCCCGGGCATCGCCAACAGCCCGGTCGAAGGCAGTGCGACGCTCACCGATGCGCAGGCCTCGGACCTCCTCTCCGGCAAGCTCTACGTCAACATTCACACTGCGGCCAACCCGGGCGGCGAAATCCGCGGCCAGGTGACCAAGTAG
- a CDS encoding xanthine dehydrogenase family protein molybdopterin-binding subunit: protein MAAPIKFGVGQSVLRKEDDALIRGKGRYTDDYAPQAALRCLMLRSPHAHAKFTIDAGRARTLPGVALILTAAEVGDLGNLPCLFNLETDPFTGPPYPILAKDEVRHVGDSVAFVVAETIDQARDAIEAIDVKWSPLPSVTGVVNAVKKGAPQVWPDKSGNVLFDVSIGDKKATEAAFAKAHAVAEISIVNPRVVASFMETRAAVCEYDAKNDHLTLTVGSQGSHRLRDILCQNVLNIPTDKMRVICPDVGGGFGTKLFPYREYALMAVAARKLKKAVKWSADRSEHFMGDAQGRDNVTTARMALAEDGKFLAMDCDLMGDMGAYLSTFGPYIPHGGAGMLPGLYDIQAFHCRVRTIFTNSVPVDAYRGAGRPEAAYVIERLVDACARKLDMTPDAIRRKNFIQPKALPYKTATGKVYDSGDFAAHLKRAMEIAEWKEFSKRAKAARKNGLIRGIGLASYVEVCGTMGEETANVRMDPNGDITILIGTQSSGQGHQTAYAQIVAEQFGVAPERVHVHQGDTAEIATGLGTGGSASIPSGGVSVERATRELGEKLKAIAAQALEASAGDLEISEGVVRIAGTDRSISFADLAKRPGADPSKLNASATFASADGTYPNGTHVAEVEIDPATGIIKIVNYVIVDDFGKTLNPLLLAGQVHGGAMQGIGQALMEQVVYGAGDGQLITATFMDYALPRAADGPSFVFETHNIPCTTNPMGVKGAGEAGAIGSCPAVVNAIVDGLWREYRIDHIDMPATPERVWIAINEHHRRHSL, encoded by the coding sequence ATGGCAGCCCCCATCAAGTTCGGCGTCGGCCAAAGCGTGCTGCGCAAGGAGGACGACGCGCTGATCCGCGGCAAGGGCCGCTATACCGACGATTATGCCCCGCAGGCCGCGCTGCGCTGCCTGATGCTGCGCTCGCCGCACGCGCATGCCAAATTCACCATCGATGCCGGCCGCGCCCGTACCCTGCCTGGTGTTGCGCTGATTCTGACCGCGGCCGAGGTCGGGGATCTCGGCAACCTGCCCTGCCTGTTCAATCTCGAGACCGATCCGTTCACCGGCCCGCCTTACCCGATTCTCGCCAAGGACGAGGTGCGTCATGTCGGCGATTCCGTCGCCTTCGTGGTGGCCGAGACCATCGACCAGGCGCGCGATGCGATCGAAGCCATCGACGTCAAGTGGAGCCCGCTGCCTTCGGTGACCGGCGTCGTCAACGCCGTCAAGAAGGGCGCTCCGCAGGTCTGGCCGGACAAATCCGGCAACGTGCTGTTCGACGTCTCGATCGGCGACAAGAAAGCGACCGAAGCTGCCTTTGCCAAGGCGCATGCGGTCGCCGAAATCTCCATCGTCAATCCGCGCGTGGTCGCGAGCTTCATGGAGACGCGCGCGGCGGTCTGCGAATACGACGCCAAGAACGATCACCTGACGCTGACGGTCGGCAGCCAGGGCAGCCACCGTCTGCGCGACATCCTCTGCCAGAACGTGCTCAACATCCCCACCGACAAGATGCGGGTGATCTGCCCCGACGTCGGCGGCGGCTTCGGCACGAAGCTGTTTCCGTATCGCGAATACGCCCTGATGGCGGTCGCGGCACGCAAGCTGAAGAAGGCGGTGAAGTGGTCGGCCGATCGCTCCGAGCATTTCATGGGCGATGCGCAGGGCCGCGACAACGTCACCACCGCGAGGATGGCGCTGGCCGAGGACGGCAAGTTCCTCGCGATGGATTGCGACCTGATGGGCGACATGGGCGCGTATCTGTCGACCTTTGGGCCCTACATCCCGCATGGCGGCGCAGGCATGCTGCCGGGGCTCTACGACATCCAGGCGTTCCACTGCCGGGTGCGCACGATCTTCACCAACAGCGTGCCCGTCGATGCCTATCGCGGCGCGGGCCGGCCCGAGGCCGCCTATGTCATCGAGCGCCTTGTGGACGCGTGCGCGCGAAAACTCGACATGACGCCGGATGCGATCCGTCGCAAGAACTTCATTCAGCCGAAGGCGCTGCCGTACAAGACCGCGACCGGCAAGGTCTACGATTCCGGCGACTTCGCCGCGCATCTCAAGCGCGCGATGGAAATCGCCGAGTGGAAGGAGTTTTCAAAGCGCGCCAAGGCGGCCAGGAAGAACGGCCTGATCCGCGGCATCGGGCTCGCCAGCTATGTCGAGGTCTGCGGCACCATGGGCGAGGAGACCGCCAACGTGCGGATGGACCCCAATGGCGACATCACGATCCTGATCGGCACGCAATCGAGCGGGCAGGGCCACCAGACCGCCTATGCGCAAATCGTCGCCGAGCAGTTCGGCGTCGCGCCCGAGCGCGTGCACGTCCACCAGGGCGACACCGCGGAGATCGCCACAGGCCTCGGCACCGGCGGCTCCGCCTCGATTCCGTCGGGCGGCGTCAGCGTCGAGCGCGCCACGCGTGAGCTCGGCGAGAAGCTGAAGGCGATCGCGGCGCAGGCGTTGGAAGCGAGCGCCGGCGACCTCGAGATCTCGGAGGGCGTCGTGCGCATCGCCGGCACCGACCGTTCGATCTCGTTCGCCGATCTGGCCAAGCGGCCGGGCGCGGATCCCTCGAAGCTGAACGCGAGCGCGACCTTTGCCAGTGCCGACGGCACCTATCCGAACGGCACGCATGTCGCGGAGGTCGAGATCGATCCGGCCACCGGCATCATCAAAATCGTCAACTACGTGATCGTCGACGATTTCGGCAAGACGCTCAATCCGCTGCTCCTGGCAGGCCAGGTGCATGGCGGCGCCATGCAGGGCATCGGCCAGGCGCTGATGGAGCAGGTGGTTTATGGCGCGGGCGACGGCCAGCTCATCACCGCAACCTTCATGGACTACGCGCTGCCGCGCGCGGCCGACGGTCCGTCGTTCGTGTTCGAGACCCACAATATTCCCTGCACGACCAATCCGATGGGCGTGAAGGGTGCGGGCGAGGCCGGTGCGATCGGCTCCTGCCCGGCCGTCGTCAACGCCATCGTTGACGGGCTCTGGCGCGAGTACAGGATCGACCACATCGACATGCCGGCAACGCCGGAGCGGGTGTGGATTGCGATCAACGAGCACCATCGCCGCCACAGCCTGTAA
- a CDS encoding PAS domain S-box protein, translated as MWAYFERILDSSMFSPHGICLLWEPELIWLHVVSDACIAAAYFSIPFALAILVTKRRDLKFGWVFWAFAVFITACGLTHVLSIYTLWVPVYGIEGLVKAATAIASIFTAVALWPLLPKILAIPSPFELQKVQAALEEEETKRRDATQLLKQVGEAQRAMRESVARLTAVVETAVDGVILFDAQARILLFNPACERLFGYRAEEVMNLDIGMLMSDGGKRSSTAHAQRFATGETVGLRKDGSHFPMDLSVGQAWQDGELIYVGIIHDLTARKLTEQQLQQAQKMETVGQLSGGIAHDFNNLLTVIIGNAEHLSEQLKARPDLRQFADDICQSGERGAELTQRLLAFSRRQLLRPQTIDCTELILSMLKLFKRTLRENIEIGTAFGPGTIRAFADRSQLESAVLNLALNAQDAMPSGGHLTLSTELAAIDEDYRALHPEVASGAYVLISITDDGEGMSPEVIERAFEPFFTTKEVGKGSGLGLSMVYGFAKQSDGHVSIYSEQGLGTTVRIYLPRAGGGQSLTDAPDKEDAAPRGHETILIAEDDPFVRSSVILRVEALGYRVVAAVNGKEALQRLRADPGIDMLFTDIVMPGGMSGWELADQARRIRPGLPVLFTSGYALETLVEQGRAQAQAVVLTKPYRKAELAQRLRDAFAAATVAS; from the coding sequence ATGTGGGCATATTTCGAACGTATCCTCGACTCCTCGATGTTCTCACCGCACGGCATCTGCCTGCTGTGGGAACCCGAGCTGATCTGGCTCCACGTCGTCTCCGACGCTTGCATCGCCGCGGCGTATTTCTCGATTCCTTTCGCGCTCGCGATCCTCGTCACCAAGCGGCGTGACCTCAAGTTCGGCTGGGTGTTCTGGGCGTTCGCGGTCTTCATCACGGCCTGCGGCCTCACCCATGTCCTGTCGATCTATACGCTCTGGGTACCGGTCTACGGCATCGAGGGCCTGGTCAAGGCGGCGACCGCGATCGCCTCGATCTTCACCGCGGTCGCGCTCTGGCCGCTGCTGCCCAAGATCCTGGCGATCCCCTCTCCCTTCGAGCTGCAAAAGGTGCAGGCCGCGCTCGAGGAGGAGGAGACCAAGCGCCGCGATGCGACGCAGCTGCTGAAACAGGTGGGAGAGGCGCAGCGCGCGATGCGCGAGAGCGTGGCGCGCCTCACCGCCGTCGTCGAGACTGCGGTCGACGGCGTCATTCTGTTCGATGCGCAGGCCCGCATTCTCCTGTTCAATCCAGCCTGCGAACGGCTGTTCGGCTATCGCGCCGAGGAGGTCATGAATCTCGACATCGGCATGCTGATGTCCGACGGAGGGAAGCGTTCATCCACCGCTCATGCTCAGCGTTTCGCGACGGGGGAAACCGTCGGCCTGCGCAAGGACGGGTCACACTTTCCGATGGATCTGTCGGTGGGCCAGGCGTGGCAGGACGGCGAGCTGATCTATGTCGGCATCATCCATGATCTGACCGCGCGCAAGCTGACCGAGCAGCAGCTCCAGCAGGCGCAGAAGATGGAGACGGTCGGCCAGCTCTCCGGCGGCATCGCGCACGACTTCAACAACCTGCTGACCGTCATCATCGGCAACGCCGAGCATCTCAGCGAGCAGCTCAAGGCCCGGCCGGATTTGCGCCAGTTCGCCGACGACATCTGCCAGTCCGGCGAACGCGGCGCGGAGCTGACGCAGCGGCTGCTCGCCTTCAGCCGCCGCCAGCTGCTGCGGCCGCAGACGATCGATTGCACCGAGCTGATCTTGTCCATGCTCAAGCTGTTCAAGCGCACCCTGCGCGAGAACATCGAGATCGGCACCGCTTTCGGGCCCGGCACGATCCGGGCCTTTGCCGACCGCTCCCAGCTCGAATCCGCCGTGCTGAACCTGGCGCTGAATGCGCAGGATGCCATGCCGTCAGGAGGGCATCTGACGCTGAGCACCGAGCTCGCCGCGATCGACGAGGACTACCGCGCCCTGCACCCGGAGGTGGCCTCCGGCGCCTATGTGCTGATTTCCATCACCGATGACGGCGAAGGCATGTCGCCGGAGGTGATCGAGCGCGCCTTCGAGCCGTTCTTCACCACCAAGGAGGTCGGCAAAGGGTCCGGCCTCGGGCTGAGCATGGTCTATGGTTTCGCCAAGCAGTCCGACGGCCACGTCTCCATCTACAGCGAGCAGGGCCTGGGGACGACGGTCCGGATCTACCTGCCGCGCGCCGGCGGCGGTCAGTCGCTGACCGACGCGCCGGACAAGGAAGACGCCGCGCCGCGCGGCCACGAGACCATCCTGATCGCCGAGGACGATCCGTTCGTCCGCTCCTCGGTCATCCTCCGGGTGGAGGCGCTCGGCTACCGCGTCGTCGCCGCCGTCAACGGCAAGGAGGCCTTGCAGCGGCTGCGTGCCGACCCCGGCATCGACATGCTGTTCACCGACATCGTCATGCCCGGCGGCATGAGCGGCTGGGAGCTCGCCGACCAGGCCCGGCGTATCAGGCCCGGCCTGCCGGTACTGTTCACCTCGGGCTACGCGCTGGAGACCCTGGTCGAGCAGGGCCGCGCTCAGGCACAGGCCGTGGTCCTGACCAAGCCCTATCGCAAGGCCGAACTCGCCCAGCGGCTCAGGGACGCATTTGCGGCAGCGACGGTGGCCTCGTAG
- the murJ gene encoding murein biosynthesis integral membrane protein MurJ — protein sequence MLGRIFTVGGYTLLSRLTGFARDIMLAAILGAGPVADAFFVALRLPNHFRAIFAEGAFNAAWVPAYAHVHGEKGEGAAHLFADRIFTLLLASQVVLLIVAWLFMPQAMSILAPGFSEDAEQRKLAIELTRITFPYLLLITLVTLYGGMLNVMQRFASAAAASIFLNVAMMMTLALAAWFPTAGHAAAWGVLISGFMQYFLLAGDLGRHGGLPRFAPLRLDEDVRSFFKALGPATLGSMGTQVALFADTIIATFLPAGALSALYYADRLNQLPIGVIGIAIGTVLLPEMSRRITADDHDGAMKAQRRAFDFTLLFSIPFVAAFLTVPDEIMRALFARGAFSKADAVAAGGTLAAYAIGLIPFVLIRSAVATFYARKDTATPVRASLSGIAVNVALKVALMGSLAQIGLALATAVGVWTNLLLVLFFAVRRGFLVLDRAWLLSLVKFLLTGIILAAAFWLIAHFSRSALGAMHFRAEVTLALLAVGGTIVYGLAILVLFGRSWLVSLVRG from the coding sequence ATGCTCGGACGCATCTTCACGGTTGGTGGTTACACGCTGCTCTCGCGGCTGACGGGATTTGCCCGCGACATCATGCTTGCGGCGATCCTCGGCGCCGGCCCGGTGGCCGACGCGTTTTTCGTGGCGCTGCGGCTGCCCAATCACTTCCGCGCGATCTTTGCCGAGGGCGCCTTCAACGCCGCCTGGGTGCCGGCCTATGCGCACGTCCATGGCGAGAAGGGGGAGGGGGCGGCACACCTGTTCGCCGACCGCATCTTCACGCTGCTGCTGGCCTCGCAGGTGGTGCTGCTGATCGTGGCCTGGCTGTTCATGCCGCAGGCCATGAGCATCCTGGCGCCCGGCTTCAGTGAGGATGCCGAGCAGCGCAAGCTCGCGATCGAGCTGACCCGGATCACCTTTCCCTATCTGCTGCTGATCACGCTGGTGACGCTCTATGGCGGCATGCTCAACGTGATGCAGCGCTTTGCCAGCGCTGCGGCTGCGTCAATCTTCCTCAATGTCGCGATGATGATGACGCTGGCGCTCGCCGCCTGGTTTCCGACCGCCGGCCACGCCGCGGCTTGGGGCGTCCTGATCTCGGGCTTCATGCAGTATTTCCTGCTCGCCGGAGATCTCGGCCGCCATGGCGGCCTGCCGCGCTTCGCGCCGCTCAGGCTCGATGAAGACGTCCGCAGCTTCTTCAAGGCGCTTGGGCCGGCGACACTGGGATCGATGGGCACGCAGGTCGCGCTGTTCGCCGACACCATCATCGCGACCTTCCTGCCCGCCGGCGCGCTGTCGGCGCTGTATTACGCCGACCGCCTCAATCAATTGCCGATCGGCGTCATCGGCATCGCCATCGGCACGGTGCTGCTGCCGGAGATGTCGCGGCGGATCACGGCCGACGATCACGACGGCGCGATGAAGGCGCAGCGCCGGGCCTTCGATTTCACGCTGCTGTTCTCGATACCCTTCGTGGCGGCCTTCCTGACCGTGCCCGACGAGATCATGCGCGCGCTGTTCGCTCGCGGCGCGTTCTCCAAGGCCGATGCCGTCGCCGCCGGCGGCACGCTTGCGGCCTATGCCATCGGCCTGATCCCTTTCGTCCTGATCCGCAGCGCGGTCGCGACCTTTTACGCCCGCAAGGATACCGCGACGCCGGTCCGCGCATCGCTGTCGGGCATTGCCGTCAACGTCGCACTGAAGGTCGCCTTGATGGGATCGCTCGCCCAGATCGGCCTCGCGCTGGCAACCGCCGTCGGTGTCTGGACCAATCTCCTGCTGGTTCTGTTCTTCGCCGTGCGGCGCGGCTTTCTCGTGCTGGATCGCGCCTGGCTGCTGTCGCTCGTCAAATTCCTTCTGACCGGCATCATCCTTGCCGCGGCCTTCTGGCTGATTGCGCATTTCAGCCGTTCGGCGCTGGGCGCAATGCACTTCCGGGCCGAGGTGACGCTGGCGCTCCTGGCCGTCGGGGGCACGATCGTTTATGGGCTCGCGATCCTCGTTCTGTTCGGTCGGAGCTGGCTGGTCTCGCTGGTGCGCGGCTAG